The DNA window cgatTCTGCCAAAAacgtgttttctcgaccagtaggttacgcctTTGGTTTTCCCGACTTAAAagtggtattttgacatgaaatttaaacagaatgctatttgatgagtctactgccttgtcataaagttttagccccatcggaggtcggatgatttttaaataatttttacaaaaaagttGCGCAGAGCTGCCAGATCTCTACTTTGGTTAAACAACTATATTTGTATGCTTGAATGACATACATGAGTTTACATATGTGATGAggtgatgtgatatgcaaagatggGTGATATGATGTGATTCCTATTGTTGATTGGGAAAGGGGAGTGatctaggacatgcatgattttagtCCATATTAGTGACTAATCGGGGACACATTATCCAAAGGTGAAATTTTGTGCGAGACGCGTGATACCAAAGGAAAAGCGAAACTTGAAAACTAAAggatcgaggtgggctctcttcctttttaaataaggaccatGTCCTAATGTTTTATCAATGAGAATAAATGTGACTTCATGCCTTGTTTTggtttttacgtgcctatctgatgtggtttTTGCCACTatttataaatcgaattcgggtccccgtagggcagcaaaccctacttggattagtgtacacctatggtagactgtgtgctagcgtacgggctggccggtctagtgacctggtttgcggccgcattccttgtcatgtattggcagatatggttaacgtctatgggaaaaatgactgatcagtcgatgtttgaaatggaaaaatgattttgagtgcctcgggcctttctaaagaaAAACCCCGACGGTTACTTACGTACGGCATGATATCATAAACTGTATTTacaatgttttcggcatgagccactgagtattatttcatagtactcagccctgcatatgttttccctatatgtaggttgagcggcgacgggcggttggcggtgttgagcaggaactaataatgaactgtggttgttttggttttgaaattccgagtgtcgttgtgtcttcacacatgacgtcactcttctcttggatgcttccgctgtgatatttTTCTTAGAATACTTTTCATTTAAATTCTGAAACTATTTTATGATGGGATGTTTGAAACTCGTTAcactttttgaataaatgctaaaccctaGTCTTTATTCATTAAACCCTAATACTCTTGGTCGCATTATTTATTAGACTTAGTTTTTAGtcaaacttttattgaaaaccctagtcttctatgccgTTCATCTaaacccctttaagtcgcgatcgcccgcttttattaaccctaaggggcggtcgtgacaaaaaaGGCCACAACCTTCTCCCACAAAGTGAGCTAAAAACCCTATTTTTGAGCCAAGgtcttgagattattttttgtattgaaAGAAAGAAGAATATAACATAACATGGATTGGAATGGTAATGTTAGAATGCCATATGTTTCTCGACCTCTAGACACCTCCAAtctcttctctctctacaaCTCCAATTTCGATCACTTCCAAGGTAGTACTataaatcactttttttttaattttcaaatttatattttatattaggCCTTgtgccattttttatttttctttggtAGCTCAAGAAATGAAGCAGCAGACAATGATGccaatgatgatgatgaacacAAACAATCCGGAggtggatccgaagaagaggcgTTTAAACAACGAGCAGCTGGAAATGCTCGAAAACAGCTTCCATGAGGAGATAAAGCTGGAACCGGACCGGAAAATGAAGCTGGCGAAGGAGCTGGGGCTGCAGCCGCGCCAGATCGCCATCTGGTTCCAGAACCGGAGGGCTCGGTGGAAGGGCAAGCGCCTCGAGCACTTGTACGACGCGCTTAAGCACGAGTACGATGCTGTTTCTAGGGATAGAGAAGAGTTGCAACAGGAGGTACGTGCACTTAATTTCCAAACTCATAATTAATTTCTCTATTCAATTATTCTTCccttattatttaatttgttactAGCATGGATTTATATATTTGTACAATATTAATTGATGCAACTGCTTCTTCTGCTGTCTTATTCTATTATTGCTTTTTCACCTCATCTATTTATCACAGCAGCCATATTGATACATTTTATTGAAAACTAGCTAGTAATATTCTGGATCCTTCCTATACAAATAATTATAATTCATATACATCGATAGTTAGTGACATTTTGTAAGTTGTTAGACAAGTAACTTGAGAAGATACTACCAACCCGTTTTATGTAACATGAATATTCTCCATGTTCGCATTTATACGTCATACTTTTTTAGCGTCACATGTTTTGAGAAATATGAGTTGAAAATGTTAGTTGAATATCAATATCAATTTGATATGCTCCTTCTGTTTACGAAAAATAGCCTTATTTTTTCCTTTGTTCGTCCAAATTTAATCCACTATCAAACTATGGATACTTTCAcaccactttttttttcttttttttcttcacatAGTCTACCTGGTCCATATTTTCATTGGTTTTTTTTCATACTATTAAAAACTCGTGTAATCAACTATGaggactatttttcgtggacataTATAGTATTATAGTATAGTTTTGTAATTGAATACGAGTTGAGCGAGTTGCTCAAATTTCATGATCAGACCTATTTaccaaatataataaaagtgaaatgaaaatGTAATGATGGACATTCAAATATGAAACATGTAATAATATTCTTAATTAATGATCAAAATGATTTCAGGTTATGGCACTTAGGGCAATCCTCAAGGATCAAGTAGCAAAAAAGCTAGTAGTATCAACCGATATTTCCGGCGACGAAACTGTGGAAAGCACATCCATTCCGAGCTCCGACATGGTGGCAGCAGCGCCGGCTTCGACGGCCAACCTTCAGCAGATTGAAGAATGCAACTACCCACTGAACATGGGAGACTACAATAATAATACACCTCCCTATTGGGCTACCTCAATGCCTTCTTGTCCTTGAATTACTTCAATTATGGAGCTTAGTAGTTGTCGTTGTTTCTTTTTTGGAGatgacttaattaattagttgaTGTTTGTACATCTTTTTTCTTGTCAAACTTATGGAGTTATGCTAATTATGCTAAGATTAGTCTAGCTCTAGGTCTACCTTAGGTGCTTGAATTTTAGGGTGATGTTCAAGCTCCACTGTTACTTCATAATTGAATCTTATTAGTGTGTCTTGTTACTTGAAATTCCATCTCCGATGTTCCCCTAGTCAATTTTAATATgattaaatttcaaaaatatcattatatACGTAACATTGAACCTATATATTAttttccgtgaactttaaaagtGATCGGAAGTATTATAGACTTTAGAAAGtgtttaattttttcaacttgATTCAATTAGTATATTTTCTTGTGAATCAAAACTGACGTGGCATGTTTGTTTACCTATGTAGAGATATAAAATATCTACTAGACCAAAACGACATCATTTTGGTCCACGTTATCAATTTATagatttaattttctatttttgtttcatattttgtttttctttaaatttcttcttcattttaACTAAAGCAAAATACCTAAattgaagaattaaaaaaaactaaatatgGACCGAATTAATTAGGATGCACAGACCACCTAAATCATTAAATCTAAATTAACCAGCCATTTCGACCAAAACCAACCAagattttgatttaattaagcAAAGTTTTAGAAGCATTTTGTCAAGCAGTTAGAGTGCACGAAttacaattgaagaagaaaaagttAAAACGATTCTGTCAGCCCATTAATTGTagtataaaatatgaatatcattttgatatgatataaatatccgtaatttatagtagtataattaatttattatttggttGGCACActacttatatttatatattaaatatttaaattctaaGGAGTATGTTTTGTTAGATATTATTAGGAtcaatttaattactccatCCGAGAGATGGTATTTTAAAATCACACGATTCCGTTACATAACGGTCGTTTCGTTATAATTGATTTTATATGATTTGAAACAAACGAGATTCTAAGTTATGATCATTTAAATAAGctcatcaaattatttaatttctcGAAAACTAAAACGTAACATTAGTTTTCCGCAAATTAATATACAATCAAAATACTAAAATTGTCAACATCTATATCGAGAAATTAACAAAAGCTAGAAATTCATTTAAACGCAATTATCCTAGCTACATCAATGCTAATCAACTAAAAATCGCCTTAAATCCTATTATCAATATGTAGGAAATTCCTATCTCGGGCCGGGCCGGGCCCAatttcagtcgacatctccatcGTGACGGAGGCGGACGTTGAGCCTCCTGAGCCAAATGGAATGCAGAATCATGCCGAAAACGTCGTACCTCCTCGGCGGTGTGCTGACCTCGAAGTGGCGGCGCATCTTGATCCCCCGGCGCTGCAGCTTGAGGTAGTCCCTCAGCTTAATCCCGGAGAGAATCTTCTTCAAGTTGGGGATCTCCTTGACCGGCACGATCACCGCGAACTTCTCCCAATTGAGCACGTCGCTGAAGGGCACCACGTATCCCTCCTTGATCAGAACGGGCACGCACCCGAGGTAGAGCCCCTCCACCATCCGGGGGCTCGCCACCTCGTACCCGCTCGGGCAGATGCAGTACCGGCTCCTGCGCATCATGCCGTAGTACGACATGTTGCGCGGGAGGTACCGGTGCACCTGCACGTCCGGGTCCGAGGCGTTCTCCCAGTGCTCCAGGAGGATGTTAAGGGTAATCCCCTCAACAAGAACCGATCAACGACGAGGTGTCGACGACGCTCGAATGAAAGATGGAAAAGATGGACGTCCCGGGCTCTCCCCGAGATCAGCTCCGTTTGTGTTTGCTGAAAAAGAAAGAAACGTAAAAACTAGGGCaaataatatgtattttctTCATTGATTAAAGTGGATATAaagactcctatttataagactaacCCTAACTtaattaataagaaaataaagatactaCGAATATATGAAAGGATATACTAAATCAATgctaaactaaataagagagatttggggatattcttggagatattcacgtatcaactcccccacggttgaaatccaccttgtcctcaaggtgggaaccacgacacAACGACGAGCGTCACGAACAGAAGCTCGAGCGAGATActccctcctggatcaaacttGAGCCGTCGCTGTTGATAACGGATCGAACTTTGCAAACTTGACCGGCACCATGATTCAATTACGCCTGTGAACATAATATATGATCTTGAACTCTTGGAGTTGATCTGTGTTGCTCCAATATTTCTATCAAACAGGCTAGTAATTAGGACAGCGAAATCCTCATAGCAGACAACATTCTCCTCAACAAAAGTCTTTATATCATCTTGTATTGCCAATTCCCGATGCTCTGGAACAATAAGATCACCAAACTTCTCATCATATGCCCCGACGAGCACTTGCGGCGGCATATTGTCCGTTTTGACGATCACTTCCAGGGACTCGTCGTTTGGCTTGACGATCACTTCCAGGGACTCGTCGTTTGGCTTGACGATCACTTGCGGCGGCATATTGTCCGCGACTGTTGTGGCTGCTGTCAACAGCGGGCGCTGATAACGCCCGTCGACTCTCCCCCACTGCCAATCTCGATACGGCGGTTCTGGTCTCTCCCTCGCCCAATCAGAAAAGGGCAGCTTCGGATCGGGCCTGGGCTGTGGCGGCGCATGGTGCGAACGCGACGCGGCTGGCAGATCCCACGATGAGTGCTGACCTCGCGACGTGGGTGGAAGGTCCCACGAGGACTGCTGCTGCGAGAAACCAGGCCGAAGCTAGCCCGACGCAGAATTAAGGTTTGGGCGAAAGCCCTCAAATCGCCCAGAACATGTCGTGGTCGCCGGCAGAGGCGGTGTGACGACGGATGCGGCTGAGAACGGTGGAGTGAACGGCAAGGGGGCCTCCAGCGAGCGAGGAGGCTCACGACTGTGcggcggctccggctccggccgAAGCGTGTGACGCGAGGGCGGGCGGCGATAGTACTAGTCCATGCGTGTCTCCAATCTCGCCATGCCCACCATCACGTGCTCGAACATGACCCTAATCGGATCCAGGGAGGATGACTCCACCGTCGGTGACAGCACCGGGTCCGTGACAACCGGCAGGGAACACATCTGTTCCAGCCGACCTCCGAACGACTGAGACTCCGACATGAGTTCAACAAtggaagcaccaattgttaagggataagttcccttaacaagattccgaCGACGACGAGAGGTCGACGACGGAGGGATAAAAGTGGACGTCTCGGGCTTTTCCCGGGATCAGCTCCAAACTAGGGTTGCgagaaaataaagaagacgaTAAAAGATAAAGTGACGATAAAAGataaattgatatttcttgaatggaatagaagaatacaatatctcctatttataagactactctgacttagggaataagaaataaagatactaaaaatatatggaaagatatggcaaatcactaattaactaaataatagggTAGAGGGAATATTCATAGAGAtatctcgtatcaactcccccgcggttaaaatccaccttgtcctcaaggtgggaaccacgacacAATGAAGAGCATCACGAACAAAAGCTTTGGCGAGCTattccctcctggatcaaacgcacacCGAATAGGGAAGCGTCTCCCTTCCTCATCCCtataaaaaatcatcaaaggaGGATCAATGTGATTATCAAAATTCAGCGCTAAAATGGATAGGTTGTCAACCCGTCCAAGAACACTCAAATATAGTGTGTCATTGCGCGGCGGGATCAACCGTGCATCACCGTCGAGCAATGTTGGTCGATGATTCATTCCTTCAACATCACCCAATAATTCCAGCGATGCGTTGTCCACAATGGAATCACCCAAATCAATCTGTGATTGGAGAATCTTGATTCGAGAAGCATTCAATTGTCGGGAGCACTCAACCTCTATGTAACCTTGCACCGGTTTCTCTTTGCATGCGGAATCCGGACTGGATTTCTCCATCTTCTCAACTGTTTCAACTCTACCAAAACCAGCTAAAGAATCGAGAATATTTTTGGTAGAATCAGCAAAGCCTTCCTTAACTCGATCACAATCAAGAATCaacggcggcggcagcggctgGTAGGTTTTTGGATGAGGCACCTGCGAGTAATTTTGGCGGGGTAGGGCTGCTGTTAGCAGTGGCTGCTGGGAGGAAAGTTTTGGAGGCTGGTGGTAGTCGTGTGACAGTGGCGGCTGAGTGTGGAAGTTGTGCTGcagtggtggtggcggtggggCAAGAGTAGGCAGCAGCGCAGCTGAGCGACAGTGACTCGGCAGTGGCGGTGATGGTAAATGCAGCGGAAGGTCAGGGAGGGGGAGATGACGTGATGGGGAATTCTCCAGCTGCCACGGATAATATCCCGAGGAGCAATTTATAGGCTGCACAAGTGATTCTGAGGCTGTATATGGCAGCCGCGGGGGCTGGGAGTCAGGCTGCTCTCGGTGGTCTCTGGTGTAGGGAATTTGCAGTGGCGCGTATGAATCGATGTAGGTGTAGGACGGCTGCTCAAAGGCCGGTGTTGGCGGGTACCAACAGGATGGTCCCAGCGGGTCCCAGCTGGTAGGCAGCAGTGGTGGAGGTTGATCATAACCCGGGTATCCCTGCTGCCTTGGTGGATTGTACGCGTATGGGTAGGGTTTTGGAGCATAAGTTGGCGTTTGTTGATATCCATAAGACAGATTGCCGCAGTCAGGAAGGTCCCAGCAGGTTGTACGTCGTGGGTGAACGGGCTGCGGCGGCTGGTTCCAACATTGCTTATCATACGTGTGAGATAGTAGATGATAGCAGTCCATGGTGCTGGTGGGGCTGTCCGGTTGGTATGGAGGCGATGGTTGCCGGTGGATCGGTGGTTGAGGCTGTGAGGCCGCGTACAGCCGGGGTCGGTCGGGTGGATCAGGATCGGGTTGCAACGGAGGGAGCGTTGCTGCTACCCTGCGCTCATACTCAACCAATCGGGTCTCGAGTCGGGTGAACCTAGCGAGAATATGCTCCAACGTTGCTGCTGTTGGATTCAATTGCAAGCCTTCGCATGCTTGCGATATCTCCGACCAAGAACAAAGCTTGACTTCGGCCATGAgtctctcaatgaaagcaccaattgttaagggtaATCCCCTCAACAAGAACCGATCGACGACGAGGTGTCGACGACGCTCGAATGAAAGATGGAAAAGATGGACGTCCCGGGCTCTCCCCGAGATCAGCTCCTTTTGTGTTTGCGGAAAAAGAAAGAAACGTAAAAACTAGGGCaaataatatgtattttctTCATTGATTAAAGTGGATATAaagactcctatttataagactaacCCTAACTtaattaataagaaaataaagatactaCGAATATATGAAaggatatgctaaatcaatgctaaactaaataagagagatttggggatattCTTGGAGATATTCACGTATCAGAGGACCGGCCGGATCGGGCCGTGGACCCCGCCCGCGTAGAACACCAGGATGGGCCGCCTTCAATAGCAAAAAATATGAAGATTAATGAAGAAGCAAATTATAGCAAAAAATATGAAGACTTACTAATCCATCGTTGAAAAGCAAATGATCCGACTTCAAAGAAGTGTTGGAATTAGGGTTGAAATAGTGGAAATTTGACTGTTTTGGGGTCATAAAAACCAGCACTGCTGCAGCCATGAACAATGCTGCCACAAACCATAAGTTCTTCAAACTCAacatctctctctccctctcttgaTTTTTGGGAGTGATTTTGAGAAGATGAGAGAGAGGTAATAATATGGAGTGTGGgaagagaaaatatttaatgcatttgaaatttaaaaaaaattaaaaatagaatgTAAATAGTCAAACTAATGTGAGGGAGGATACGAAGAATGTCTCGTATAAgggaaaataattagaaaaaattatGATACTTTATGGTAATAGTAAATAACTAAGAAagactaaaaatatattctcaatttattgataaaattagGTGAGGTTCAATCAATGGATATGGTGTATTGCTTACTCTATGTTTAGCAAGGATCGACGTATATAAAAGGGGTATTTATTTGACCGCAGGTTAAGTCAGTGGCGGAGGGATTAGGGACAAAGGGGTACGAgtgtaccaaaaaaaaaaaaaaatttagtagtattatatatttaaatacaaattctgagtttatattaataatatatgtataatgtcCCCCTATTTGGCTACTCCAAAAAATACGCGACCAAAAACTAATGTCCCCCTAATCCATATTTGGCTATTCCTCCAATAAAtactgaaaaagaaataaaatacatttaataaataaaaaagtggtaaaactcatgtaataatggagtgctcatttcagttggaagaagaagagaagaagaaggaagctcggctttgagctcggctttgagttcggctttgagccgagaagacagttggtcttgagccgagaaacaaaggagttcggtttgtgaaccgagaagggagctcggttgtgagccgaagagagtgctcggttgtgagccgaaaaagaaagttcggtcttgagtcaagaatagagttcgtcttgagccgagaaagaagaagcaacagttcggtcttgaaccgagaaggaagttcggcctagagaaactagccgttggagcagcagttagttagccgagatgtagcagttattcttcttgctttcttgattcttcttgtagttagttagtagcagttgctacttgattgtagagctttaaatagctcaaaaccatgtacgtagtGTAGTgaaaaatcaataaagagttttcaagttttctctccaagattaccatcttcgatactctaagtgtgagtgtgtgttcttctgcattgtgagttatcatacaactgtgagtgtgtgtgtgattcacctgagtgtgtgaaagtcttgtgcaTATTGAaccccaacaagtggcgccgtctgtgggaaggggatattgaagctgatttgcagaggatcaaacggtttcatagatggcagcaaggcttgatgcagaaaagttcacatgcaagaatgattatagcctgtggaagatgaagatgaaggcgatcttgattcaacaaggcttggccgcagttcttgcaaatactgaagagaaaggaaaggctcaaatgcttgatgataaagctcaggcaaagatggaggagatgcagctcaaggcacattctgcagtgattctgtgccttggagataaggtcttgagggaagttcaagaagccaagactgcggtggagatcttgaacaggttagatgaagtttacctggcaaaatctttggctaaccggctgtatctcaagaagaggctctatgcctatagtttttctggtgaaaaatctatcatagagcagttggaggagttcaataagatcattgatgatctgggctctgtggatgttaaaatttcagatgaagacaaggccattcttacattgaatgccttgcctagctcgtatgaccagttgagtgatgcaattatctatggcagagataagcctatcacctatgcagaggtctactcggccttgatggctaaggaactccagaagacgaccagcagaggctctgcaagctccaatgttcaagctgcagaggccttgaatgtgaagaagatcaaaaagcagaacttcaagaaaaagtttgagggctctaaaccctcaagttctgatgctcagaaggaaaccagagcatgtttttggtgcaagaaaccagggcacttgaagaaggactgccatgcctggaagagaaaact is part of the Salvia splendens isolate huo1 chromosome 22, SspV2, whole genome shotgun sequence genome and encodes:
- the LOC121786562 gene encoding homeobox-leucine zipper protein ATHB-22-like, translated to MDWNGNVRMPYVSRPLDTSNLFSLYNSNFDHFQAQEMKQQTMMPMMMMNTNNPEVDPKKRRLNNEQLEMLENSFHEEIKLEPDRKMKLAKELGLQPRQIAIWFQNRRARWKGKRLEHLYDALKHEYDAVSRDREELQQEVMALRAILKDQVAKKLVVSTDISGDETVESTSIPSSDMVAAAPASTANLQQIEECNYPLNMGDYNNNTPPYWATSMPSCP